One genomic segment of uncultured Desulfobacter sp. includes these proteins:
- a CDS encoding flagellar protein FlaG encodes MNVTGNAITSTDRPETSIKVQKTVADTVSADITTMSELKQAAYSSASTKRAESQASEQKSEDTGNQVKLTRKDVEDMVEGLEDFANSVQTRLNFTIDDDTEDVVVKIMDKETDEVIKQFPAEELLELREKMQDLSGLLFSTNV; translated from the coding sequence ATGAATGTAACGGGAAATGCAATAACCAGTACAGACAGACCAGAAACCAGTATTAAGGTTCAGAAAACTGTTGCTGACACAGTAAGCGCTGACATTACTACGATGTCCGAGTTAAAGCAGGCTGCATATTCTTCGGCAAGCACCAAGCGGGCTGAAAGCCAGGCTTCTGAACAAAAAAGTGAGGATACCGGCAATCAGGTCAAACTGACCAGAAAAGATGTCGAAGATATGGTGGAAGGCCTTGAGGACTTTGCCAATAGTGTTCAGACAAGGTTGAACTTTACCATTGACGACGACACCGAGGACGTGGTGGTTAAAATTATGGACAAAGAAACCGATGAAGTCATCAAGCAATTCCCTGCAGAAGAACTTCTTGAGCTTCGTGAAAAAATGCAGGACTTAAGCGGCCTTCTTTTCAGTACGAATGTTTAA
- the fliW gene encoding flagellar assembly protein FliW, which translates to MKINTRQFGEMSIDGDKIINMPDGIPGFRQQKRYVILEKKETSPFYLFQCVDDPNLAFVVMDPLRFYPEYTLSVKDFDNTIKWEFAKEELSCFVIITIPKGKPEDMTANFMAPIVINNERKEGMQLILQGSPYSHQQLLLK; encoded by the coding sequence ATGAAGATTAATACAAGGCAATTCGGAGAAATGAGTATTGATGGTGATAAAATCATCAATATGCCGGATGGTATTCCCGGATTCAGGCAACAGAAACGATATGTTATTCTTGAAAAAAAGGAAACATCTCCTTTTTATCTATTTCAATGCGTGGATGACCCGAACCTGGCATTTGTGGTCATGGACCCCCTTCGTTTCTATCCTGAGTACACACTGTCTGTGAAGGATTTTGATAATACCATTAAATGGGAATTTGCAAAAGAAGAACTATCCTGTTTTGTCATCATCACCATTCCCAAAGGCAAGCCCGAAGATATGACGGCAAACTTTATGGCGCCTATTGTGATTAACAATGAAAGAAAAGAGGGGATGCAGCTGATCCTCCAGGGCAGTCCCTACTCACACCAGCAGCTGCTTTTGAAATAA
- the csrA gene encoding carbon storage regulator CsrA, which yields MLILTRKVGESIVIANDIIVKVIETGKNSVRIGIDAPREISILRQEVFDAIQKENILSSQKTDNIDITKAAKLIGNKELGKKGNED from the coding sequence ATGCTTATTCTAACACGAAAAGTTGGTGAAAGTATCGTCATCGCTAATGATATTATCGTAAAGGTGATTGAAACCGGTAAAAACAGTGTTCGAATAGGTATTGATGCGCCACGGGAAATATCGATCCTGCGGCAGGAGGTATTTGATGCCATTCAAAAAGAAAATATCCTTTCCTCCCAGAAGACTGATAACATTGATATTACAAAGGCCGCCAAACTGATAGGTAATAAGGAACTCGGAAAAAAAGGTAATGAAGATTAA